Proteins from one Sphingopyxis terrae subsp. terrae NBRC 15098 genomic window:
- a CDS encoding DUF11 domain-containing protein: MTSKLTYVGAIGMTAIALIAASPAYAAGTTAGTTITNNVTVDYQVGGVAQGQQTASNSFVVDRKINLLVEEVGSVTTEVVPGQSNAVTTFQLTNTSNEVLDFALTASQIAGGTAAHGGTDSFDVSNVRIYRDNISSGTVGSFDAADTLVTYIDELATDTPIRLFVVADVPAGLSTGAVAGVQLRATAREGGASGTQGAAITQTAGANTAAKDTVFADVAGVNDANRDASHSAADDYTVKTATLTVTKTSRVVDDPFNGTTNPKLIPGATVEYCILVANAAGGASATSVAINDSVPTQLTYVAGSARVNGTVTAGTCNTDGVAAGTNYAAPVVSGTVATVAAGDTRTLLFRATVN; the protein is encoded by the coding sequence ATGACCAGCAAGCTGACTTATGTGGGCGCCATCGGAATGACAGCGATCGCGTTGATCGCTGCCAGCCCGGCCTATGCGGCCGGCACGACCGCGGGCACCACCATTACGAATAACGTCACCGTCGACTATCAGGTCGGCGGCGTCGCACAGGGCCAGCAGACCGCGTCGAACAGCTTCGTCGTCGACCGCAAGATCAATCTGCTTGTCGAAGAAGTGGGCAGCGTCACGACCGAGGTCGTGCCGGGGCAAAGCAATGCCGTCACGACGTTCCAGTTGACGAATACGTCGAACGAAGTGCTCGATTTCGCACTGACGGCCAGCCAGATCGCTGGCGGGACGGCTGCGCATGGCGGCACCGACAGCTTCGATGTGAGCAACGTCCGCATCTACCGCGACAATATATCGTCGGGTACGGTCGGCAGCTTCGATGCGGCCGATACGCTCGTCACCTATATCGACGAGCTTGCAACCGATACGCCGATCCGGCTGTTCGTCGTCGCCGACGTCCCGGCCGGTCTTTCCACCGGTGCTGTTGCGGGCGTCCAGCTGCGCGCGACGGCACGCGAAGGTGGGGCTTCGGGCACGCAGGGCGCCGCGATTACGCAGACTGCCGGGGCCAATACGGCCGCCAAGGACACTGTCTTTGCGGACGTCGCCGGGGTGAATGACGCCAATCGCGACGCGTCGCATAGCGCCGCCGACGATTATACGGTCAAGACCGCGACACTCACTGTAACCAAGACCAGCCGCGTGGTCGACGATCCGTTCAACGGAACGACGAATCCGAAGCTGATCCCGGGCGCGACGGTGGAATATTGCATCCTCGTCGCCAACGCCGCGGGCGGTGCCAGCGCCACGTCGGTCGCAATCAACGACAGCGTCCCGACGCAGTTGACCTATGTCGCCGGTTCGGCGCGGGTCAACGGCACGGTTACGGCAGGCACCTGCAACACCGACGGCGTTGCGGCAGGGACCAACTATGCCGCGCCGGTCGTGTCGGGCACCGTTGCGACGGTGGCCGCGGGCGACACGCGCACCCTGTTGTTCCGCGCGACCGTCAACTGA